One stretch of Nakamurella alba DNA includes these proteins:
- a CDS encoding ArsR/SmtB family transcription factor, translating into MRTADPSVPATVCCAPPAGAPLGADAATTLAQALRAIADPNRLRLLSIIGHHDGGEACVCDLTEPLGLSQPTVSHHLKILVDAGLLTRDKRGVWAYYTVVPGALDGIAAALGSVQAR; encoded by the coding sequence ATGAGAACCGCGGATCCGTCGGTGCCGGCCACCGTCTGCTGTGCGCCGCCCGCCGGCGCGCCGCTCGGTGCCGACGCCGCAACAACTCTCGCGCAGGCGCTGAGGGCGATCGCCGACCCGAACCGGCTGCGGTTGTTGTCGATCATCGGGCACCATGACGGCGGTGAGGCCTGTGTCTGCGACCTCACCGAGCCGTTGGGGCTGAGCCAGCCGACCGTCTCCCACCACCTGAAGATCCTGGTCGACGCCGGTCTGCTCACCCGTGACAAGCGCGGGGTGTGGGCGTACTACACGGTGGTGCCGGGTGCGCTCGACGGGATCGCTGCGGCGCTGGGATCGGTGCAGGCACGGTGA
- the arsM gene encoding arsenite methyltransferase: protein MSRNDLQDQIRDRYAAAALAVSTDATASCCGPTDALAAIGGSGEADIFGAAMYSPEQAAGLPEEAVLASLGCGNPLAVAEIREGEKVLDLGSGGGIDVLLSARRVGATGFAYGLDMTDEMLELARANATKAGAVNVEFLKGHIEAIPLADASVDVVISNCVINLSTDKTAVLTEMFRVLVPGGRIGISDVVAEDHLSGTERAGRGSYVGCIAGALSRAEYVAGLTAAGFADIEVVFTHEVAPEMHGAIVRAVKPDTLTRPGIPS from the coding sequence ATGAGCCGGAACGATCTGCAGGACCAGATCCGCGACCGTTACGCCGCAGCGGCTCTCGCCGTCTCGACCGATGCGACCGCGTCCTGCTGCGGCCCCACCGACGCCCTGGCCGCGATCGGCGGGAGCGGCGAGGCCGACATCTTCGGGGCCGCGATGTACTCGCCGGAGCAGGCGGCGGGGCTGCCGGAGGAGGCGGTGCTGGCCTCGCTCGGCTGCGGCAACCCGTTGGCCGTCGCCGAGATCCGAGAGGGTGAGAAGGTTCTCGACCTCGGGTCGGGCGGTGGTATCGACGTGCTGCTGTCCGCCCGGCGGGTCGGTGCCACCGGGTTCGCCTACGGCCTGGACATGACCGACGAGATGCTGGAGCTTGCCCGCGCGAACGCAACCAAGGCCGGCGCCGTCAACGTCGAGTTCCTGAAGGGCCACATCGAGGCGATCCCGCTCGCCGACGCATCGGTCGACGTGGTGATCTCCAACTGCGTGATCAACCTGTCCACCGACAAGACCGCGGTGCTGACCGAGATGTTCCGGGTCCTCGTCCCCGGCGGCCGTATCGGCATCTCCGACGTCGTGGCCGAGGACCACCTGTCCGGGACCGAGCGCGCCGGCCGCGGCTCCTACGTCGGATGCATCGCCGGCGCGCTGTCCCGCGCCGAGTACGTCGCCGGGCTCACCGCAGCCGGGTTCGCCGACATCGAGGTCGTCTTCACGCACGAGGTCGCACCGGAGATGCACGGCGCGATCG